In Henckelia pumila isolate YLH828 unplaced genomic scaffold, ASM3356847v2 CTG_80:::fragment_1, whole genome shotgun sequence, one genomic interval encodes:
- the LOC140873692 gene encoding uncharacterized protein has protein sequence MEKITNAGERGRPELRWMPPSSCLLKLNVDAAVNEDMHLYSISGVVRDNQGRLLLAFGKQLNQPISLVHGELLAIGEGIKLLYDRGFSDIQVATDSLLAVQAVTSGQEDIGYIGLFAAEIRERQQRHMNDEFPFWLVRLVIEDVDQ, from the exons ATGGAGAAAATCACAAATGCTGGAGAGAGGGGACGACCAGAACTTAGATGGATGCCACCGAGTTCGTGTTTACTCAAACTTAATGTGGATGCGGCTGTCAATGAGGACATGCATCTCTACAGTATCAGTGGTGTAGTAAGGGATAATCAAGGCAGATTGTTGTTGGCATTTGGAAAGCAGCTTAATCAGCCTATTTCATTGGTACATGGAGAACTTCTGGCAATCGGGGAAGGTATTAAGTTACTTTATGATAGGGGTTTTTCTGATATCCAAGTAGCAACAGATTCTCTTCTAGCAGTGCAGGCAGTCACATCTGGACAAGAGGATATTGGGTATATCGGCCTTTTTGCTGCAGAAATTCGTGAGCGGCAGCAGAGACAT ATGAATGACGAATTTCCTTTTTGGTTGGTTAGACTTGTAATAGAAGATGTTGAT